In Nymphaea colorata isolate Beijing-Zhang1983 unplaced genomic scaffold, ASM883128v2 scaffold0111, whole genome shotgun sequence, a single genomic region encodes these proteins:
- the LOC116268098 gene encoding uncharacterized protein LOC116268098, producing MATCEIEHEPLGVALVLSAWNYPIYTAIPQVAAAISAGNCVILKPSELAAESSGLGGKCPVIVDETANISTATNRILFGKFFNCGQTCIGVDHVFVHESIREPFRKALLEKLELFYGGEQSLENDGNYGKIINRFHVDRVEKYLKDDHGGSIIYGGKAVNKETRFMGPTVIETPRKDSLLMQDEIFGPILPIFYYSDLKELIKEINSRPKPLVVYQFSESKANTSLVRSQTSSGAYVVNDTILQMTNLSLPFGGVGASGYGRYHGKDGFLAFTNPKSIALISSMDSYPINQRYPPYNDSKKSTMTTLLKFGFITYGQLGRGLLAILLVIAAVVLYNVWCPCTQEKIDL from the exons ATGGCTACATGCGAAATCGAGCATGAGCCTTTGGGAGTGGCCTTGGTGCTATCCGCCTGGAACTACCCGATCTACACTGCCATTCCTCAGGTGGCGGCAGCTATATCGGCTGGAAATTGCGTCATACTCAAGCCCAGCGAACTGGCAGCAGAAAGCTCAGGA TTGGGAGGCAAATGCCCCGTGATTGTTGATGAGACTGCCAACATTTCGACAGCTACTAACCGCATCCTGTTCGGCAAGTTCTTCAACTGCGGTCAGACCTGCATCGGCGTCGACCACGTCTTCGTCCACGAGTCCATCCGCGAGCCCTTCCGCAAGGCCCTCCTCGAGAAGCTGGAGCTCTTCTACGGCGGAGAGCAAAGTTTGGAGAATGATGGAAATTACGGAAAGATCATCAATCGGTTCCACGTTGACCGCGTTGAGAAGTACTTGAAGGATGACCATGGAGGAAGCATCATCTACGGAGGAAAGGCCGTCAATAAGGAGACTAGATTCATGGGGCCGACCGTGATTGAAACTCCACGCAAGGATAGTCTCCTCATGCAGGATGAGATCTTCGGCCCAATTTTGCCTATCTTCTACTACTCCGACCTCAAGGAGCTCATCAAGGAGATCAATTCCCGTCCCAAGCCATTGGTCGTCTACCAGTTCAGCGAGTCAAAGGCCAACACAAGCCTAGTCCGTTCCCAAACCTCATCCGGAGCCTACGTGGTCAACGACACAATCCTGCAGATGACCAACCTCAGCCTTCCCTTCGGCGGTGTGGGCGCCAGCGGGTACGGTAGGTACCACGGCAAGGACGGTTTCCTCGCCTTCACCAACCCAAAGAGCATCGCTCTCATCTCCTCGATGGACAGTTACCCCATCAACCAGCGCTATCCTCCCTACAACGACAGCAAGAAGTCCACCATGACCACACTGCTCAAGTTCGGTTTCATTACCTATGGACAACTGGGAAGGGGACTGCTGGCCATTCTCCTGGTCATTGCGGCGGTTGTCCTTTACAATGTGTGGTGTCCTTGCACGCAAGAGAAAATTGACCTCTGA